From Pongo pygmaeus isolate AG05252 chromosome 1, NHGRI_mPonPyg2-v2.0_pri, whole genome shotgun sequence, one genomic window encodes:
- the FCER1A gene encoding high affinity immunoglobulin epsilon receptor subunit alpha, with protein MKKMAPAMESPTLLCVALLFFAPDGVLAVPQKPMVSLNPPWNRIFKGENVTFTCNGNNFFEVNSTKWFHNGSLSEETNSSLNIVNAKFEDSGEYKCQHQQVKESEPVYLEVFSDWLLLQASAEVVMEGQPLFLRCHGWRNWDVYKVIYYKDGEALKYWYENHNISITNATVEDSGTYYCTGKVWQLDYESEPLNITVIKAQHEKYWLQFFIPLLVAILFAVDTGLFISTQQQVTFLLKIKRTRKGFKLLNPHPKPNPKNN; from the exons ATGAAGAAGATGGCTCCTGCCATGGAATCCCCTACTCTACTGTGTGTAGCCTTACTGTTCTTCG CTCCAGATGGCGTGTTAGCAG TCCCTCAGAAACCTATGGTCTCCTTGAACCCTCCATGGAATAGAATATTTAAAGGAGAGAATGTGACTTTTACATGTAATGGGAACAATTTCTTTGAAGTCAATTCCACGAAATGGTTCCACAATGGCAGCCTTTCAGAAGAGACAAATTCAAGTTTGAATATTGTGAATGCCAAATTTGAGGACAGTGGAGAATACAAATGTCAGCACCAACAAGTTAAGGAGAGTGAACCTGTGTACCTGGAAGTCTTCAGTG ATTGGCTGCTCCTTCAGGCCTCTGCTGAGGTGGTGATGGAGGGTCAGCCCCTCTTCCTCAGGTGCCATGGTTGGAGGAACTGGGATGTGTACAAGGTGATCTATTACAAGGATGGTGAAGCTCTCAAGTACTGGTATGAGAACCACAACATCTCCATTACAAATGCCACAGTTGAAGACAGTGGAACCTACTACTGTACGGGCAAAGTGTGGCAGCTGGACTATGAGTCTGAGCCCCTCAACATTACTGTCATAAAAG CTCAGCATGAGAAGTACTGGCTACAATTTTTTATCCCATTGTTGGTGGCGATTCTGTTTGCTGTGGACACAGGATTATTTATCTCGACTCAGCAGCAGGTCACGTTTCTCTTGAAGATTAAGAGAACCAGGAAAGGCTTCAAACTTCTGAACCCACATCCTAAGCCAAACCCCAAAAACAACTGA
- the LOC129015760 gene encoding olfactory receptor 10J3-like: MPKSNSTFVTEFLFEGFSSFRWQHKLVFFVVFLTLYLLTLSGNVIIVTIIRLDHHLHTPMYFFLSMLSISEICYTVAIIPLMLSGLLNPHQPIATQSCATQLFFYLTFGINNYFLLTVMGYDRYVAICNPLRYSVIMGKRACIQLPSGSLGIGLGMAIVQVTSVFGLPFCDAFVISHFFCDVRPLLKLACTDATVNEIINFVVSVCVLVLPMGLVFISYVLIISTILKIASAEGRKKAFATCASHLTVVIIHYGCASIIYLKPKSQSSLGQDRLISVTYTVITPLLNPAVYSLRNKEVKDALHRAVGHCPCLLNEGRL, translated from the coding sequence ATGCCAAAGTCAAATTCCACTTTTGTGACTGAGTTCCTCTTTGAAGGTTTCTCCAGCTTCAGGTGGCAGCACAAACTTGTCTTCTTTGTTGTCTTTCTAACTTTGTACCTGCTGACTCTCTCTGGCAATGTGATTATTGTGACCATTATTCGCCTGGACCATCAtctccacacccccatgtacttcttcctgaGCATGCTATCCATCTCTGAGATCTGCTACACTGTGGCCATCATTCCCCTTATGCTTTCCGGTCTCTTGAATCCTCATCAGCCCATTGCCACCCAAAGCTGTGCTACTCAGCTCTTCTTCTATCTCACCTTTGGCATCAACAACTACTTCCTGCTCACAGTCATGGGATACGACCGCTATGTGGCCATCTGCAACCCCCTAAGGTATTCAGTCATCATGGGTAAGAGGGCCTGTATCCAATTGCCCTCTGGATCACTGGGGATTGGCCTTGGCATGGCCATTGTCCAAGTAACATCTGTGTTTGGCCTGCCATTCTGTGATGCCTTTGTCATCTCCCACTTCTTCTGTGATGTGAGACCCCTGCTGAAGCTGGCCTGCACAGACGCCACTGTCAATGAGATAATCAACTTTGTTGTCAGTGTCTGTGTCCTTGTTCTACCTATGGGCCTGGTCTTTATCTCCTATGTCCTCATCATCTCCACCATTCTTAAGATTGCCTCAGCTGAAGGTCGGAAGAAGGCCTTTGCCACCTGCGCCTCCCACCTCACAGTGGTCATCATCCACTATGGCTGTGCCTCCATCATCTACCTGAAGCCTAAGTCCCAGAGTTCCCTGGGACAGGACAGACTCATCTCAGTGACCTACACTGTCATCACTCCCCTACTGAACCCTGCTGTGTACAGCCTGAGGAACAAGGAGGTCAAAGATGCTCTGCATAGAGCCGTAGGGCATTGCCCCTGTCTCCTTAATGAAGGGAGGTTGTGA